Sequence from the Luteibacter aegosomaticola genome:
CCCATCCGCACACCCAAGCCCGCGTGGCGATGCCGCTTGCCGATAAAGATGCGGGCGAAGCCGAAGCTCCGCTGCGTCTCGTCGAAACCGATGGCTACCGTGCAGACACCAGCGATCGCTCCCGTGCCTGCTTCTTCCAGCACGCACGCCACCTCCCACGCGCGCCGCCATGCTTCTTCCGCACACTGGATGGCGTCTTCGCGCACCCAGAACGCGACGATGGCCTGGCGGCGTGCCGCCGAGAGCTGGCCGAAGACCCAGCGCACCGTGTACTGCGCCTGGGGATGCTGCGGAGAGTGAGTTGTTCGTTGCATATCCGAAGTGCTTCGTGAACCGGCGATTCGTCGTTCCCCTCGAGAGGCGCGACGCCGCCCGTGGCTCAACCCTGCGTGAGACTGAGCACCCCATTTTGTGACGTGGTTATCACTTTTTCGGGCAAACGCGATGCTACGGGTCCGGTAGGAGCCCGCACATATCTGGCTGTCCCATTGTTGGGACGCTCGTACCAGAGCGCCCTTCCGCCTTTAGGCCAGTTCGCTGAGGGCGCTATCCCACAGCCGGACCATCATCTCGACGGAAGACGACCGCGCGCCGCTGATGCTGGCGGCCCGGTACGCGCCGGGTGAGATACCGAAGGCCTGCTTGAACAGGCGGCCCGCATGGCTTTCGCTGGAGAAGCCCACCTGCGGTGCCAGCTCGGCGAGCGGGACGCCATCCAGCCCGCGATCGTCGAGGCGCCGACGCAACTGCTCCACACGGCACATCTGGATGAAACGCGCGACGCCGCCCTGCGGTTCGAACAGGCGGTACAACGCGGCCCGCGACATGCCGGTGGCGGCGAGGATGTCCTGCACGGAGAGGCTCGCGTCACCCACGTGCGTATCCACCACACGGCGCACGGTCTCCCGGCGCACGTGTTCCTGCCTGTAGAAGTCCGAACGGGCCGCCGAACCGGCGGGGCGGATCGCGACCGAGATCAGGTCGACCAGGGTGCGCGTGATCGCGGCATGCGCGGCTGGCGCGAGATACGAGGCCTGGCGAACCAGCTCACGCAGCAACGAGCCAAACAGCGCACCGTCCTGCGCGGAAATGCGGTGGCCATGCAGGCCGCTCACGTCACCGACCGCCGCGAGCATCGCATCGCGTGCGAGCGACACCGTGATCAGCTCGACGGAGGCCGCACCGCTTTCCATGGGCTCGCGGGTGTCGAGCACCAGCGTCTCGCCCGGCAACACCGGCATGGGCTCACCGAAGCGACCACCGGAGAGCTTGCCGCTGACGACATGGTGCAACACGAAATGATCGAAGCCATCGCTGGTGATTCGCGTACTGCGGTGGTGGCGCACGCCACCGTAGTCGCGGGCGAATAGCAGGTAGCGATCGAGCCGCCAGCTACGCACACGAGCGAAGAAGGGGGAGCCAAGGCGTTCGACGTCGGAGCCGGACGCATAAAGTTGGCGATACTCAGCGAACGCATCGTCGGACGTCATGCCGGCGCTATCGAACGCG
This genomic interval carries:
- a CDS encoding helix-turn-helix transcriptional regulator, yielding MSDLFAFDSAGMTSDDAFAEYRQLYASGSDVERLGSPFFARVRSWRLDRYLLFARDYGGVRHHRSTRITSDGFDHFVLHHVVSGKLSGGRFGEPMPVLPGETLVLDTREPMESGAASVELITVSLARDAMLAAVGDVSGLHGHRISAQDGALFGSLLRELVRQASYLAPAAHAAITRTLVDLISVAIRPAGSAARSDFYRQEHVRRETVRRVVDTHVGDASLSVQDILAATGMSRAALYRLFEPQGGVARFIQMCRVEQLRRRLDDRGLDGVPLAELAPQVGFSSESHAGRLFKQAFGISPGAYRAASISGARSSSVEMMVRLWDSALSELA